From a single Candidatus Nitrospira nitrosa genomic region:
- a CDS encoding BrnT family toxin, giving the protein MYTRPVRFEWDEAKRETNIAKHGIDFLDVPEMFTSLMLVGTDSRKDYGEARKIGFGFIRGRLIVVAFTERNPNVTRIISARKANRREKAHYQEAIADELGKN; this is encoded by the coding sequence ATGTACACTCGTCCCGTGAGGTTTGAATGGGACGAAGCCAAACGAGAAACCAATATCGCCAAACACGGAATCGATTTCCTGGATGTACCGGAGATGTTCACCAGCCTGATGTTGGTCGGCACTGACAGTCGCAAAGACTACGGAGAAGCCAGAAAGATCGGATTCGGATTCATTCGCGGGCGGCTCATAGTTGTCGCATTTACTGAGCGTAATCCGAACGTGACTCGAATCATCTCAGCCAGAAAGGCTAACAGACGTGAAAAAGCCCACTACCAGGAAGCGATCGCGGACGAACTGGGCAAGAATTGA
- the lspA gene encoding signal peptidase II: MKHRFNQSVLLLLLLILSIGCDQLTKDAARQHLARQSPYSWFHDTIRLQYAENIGAFLSFGGGFSEGLRVFLFQVFPSVCLLVLAVVLFVQPMFLDTVVAWSLVLSGGLGNLVDRIINDGRVIDFMNIGIGSLRTGIFNVADVCITVGVVVLVFQALRRPCRSMLG; encoded by the coding sequence ATGAAGCACCGCTTCAATCAAAGTGTGTTGCTTCTACTGCTGCTCATCCTTTCGATAGGATGTGATCAACTCACCAAAGATGCTGCCCGTCAGCACCTGGCGCGTCAATCACCATACTCGTGGTTTCACGACACCATCCGCCTCCAATATGCTGAGAACATCGGGGCTTTCCTGAGCTTCGGTGGAGGGTTCTCGGAGGGGTTACGGGTCTTTCTCTTTCAGGTATTCCCTAGCGTGTGTCTCCTAGTTTTGGCGGTTGTGCTCTTTGTTCAACCGATGTTTCTCGATACGGTTGTTGCCTGGAGTCTGGTGCTGAGCGGCGGGTTGGGTAATCTTGTCGACCGCATCATAAACGACGGGCGTGTGATCGATTTCATGAACATCGGCATCGGTAGTCTTCGTACCGGGATCTTCAACGTGGCCGATGTCTGCATTACTGTCGGTGTCGTAGTGCTCGTTTTTCAGGCGCTACGGCGACCGTGCAGATCAATGTTGGGATAG
- a CDS encoding substrate-binding domain-containing protein, whose product MTRPSCTKTRWLEALAVALFLWSFPALAQADPLAVIVHKSNPNTSLSTTAIASMYRGETLHWPAGDRIKLVNREIAAEERKTFYLRVLNAKPDQVFYRQGTPVPVQSVIERSDEAVVRFVGTIEGAIGYISLSTLKEMNDGQIRIILIVDNP is encoded by the coding sequence ATGACTCGCCCATCCTGTACCAAAACGCGCTGGCTCGAGGCGCTGGCGGTTGCCCTCTTCCTTTGGTCGTTCCCCGCCCTCGCCCAAGCCGATCCCCTCGCCGTTATCGTCCACAAAAGTAATCCCAACACCTCCTTGAGTACGACGGCGATCGCCAGCATGTACCGAGGCGAGACCCTTCACTGGCCAGCAGGCGATCGGATCAAGCTGGTCAATCGTGAGATCGCTGCCGAAGAGAGAAAAACGTTCTATCTGCGAGTGCTGAACGCAAAGCCGGATCAAGTGTTCTATCGCCAAGGGACACCCGTTCCCGTCCAGAGTGTGATCGAACGGTCGGACGAAGCCGTCGTGCGTTTTGTCGGCACCATTGAGGGAGCCATTGGATACATCAGTCTCTCGACACTCAAAGAAATGAACGATGGCCAGATCAGAATCATCCTGATTGTCGATAACCCGTAG
- a CDS encoding BrnA antitoxin family protein produces MKKPTTRKRSRTNWARIDALKNSEIDTSDIPEQGKAFFKRAVLRLPEPKTAVTIRLDRQVLEWFKTKGPGYQTRINALLRAYMEAHKS; encoded by the coding sequence GTGAAAAAGCCCACTACCAGGAAGCGATCGCGGACGAACTGGGCAAGAATTGACGCCCTCAAAAACTCGGAGATTGATACTTCCGATATTCCGGAACAAGGCAAGGCGTTCTTCAAGCGTGCCGTGCTCAGACTCCCAGAACCCAAGACTGCTGTCACTATTCGTTTAGACCGTCAGGTCTTGGAGTGGTTTAAAACAAAGGGACCCGGGTATCAGACAAGAATTAACGCCCTACTCCGCGCGTACATGGAAGCGCATAAGTCGTAA
- a CDS encoding transposase, with product MGERRRCTIEYKREAVAMLDAPGVTVHQITTELGIGATALGRWRRKLR from the coding sequence ATGGGAGAACGACGGAGGTGTACAATCGAGTACAAGCGTGAAGCTGTGGCGATGCTCGATGCTCCAGGGGTGACCGTGCATCAGATCACGACAGAACTCGGCATCGGAGCAACTGCTTTGGGGCGATGGCGACGGAAGTTGCGTTAG
- a CDS encoding molybdopterin-dependent oxidoreductase — MRRRTLLKALGLGTFVGSTSGCDAVGGIFGRMFAVPPRETTYFTPNKKFYVVNYADGAVSASRELNIEQWKVHITGAVQTPTSLGWRDILNRDSYDQISTLMCIDTLPGGDSMGTATWRGISLKKLLLDCGVDTETARDVVFRGIDGYDDSIPFTRAMQDDVMLAFLMNGEKLPQEHGFPLRLLVPGLYGIKNVKWIVEIEVYPGDYRGYWQRKGWTDDGTIKVFSRIDSPGHYQTLRGPEHTFRGIAFGGPNSISKVELSFDAGRTWADCKIEPPMSPYSWVIWTYIWHPPKPGKFQTVVRATDTKGQLQIAEIVRPQPAGASGYHTIISEVESIG, encoded by the coding sequence ATGCGTCGCCGAACATTGCTCAAGGCGTTGGGATTGGGAACATTCGTCGGAAGCACCAGCGGCTGTGATGCCGTCGGTGGAATATTCGGACGGATGTTCGCCGTCCCACCACGCGAGACCACCTACTTCACTCCCAACAAAAAGTTTTATGTAGTTAATTATGCTGATGGTGCCGTCTCAGCCTCCCGCGAGCTGAACATCGAACAGTGGAAGGTGCACATCACAGGCGCCGTGCAAACCCCGACATCGCTCGGCTGGCGCGATATCTTAAACCGTGATTCATACGATCAGATCTCCACTCTCATGTGCATCGACACCCTGCCCGGCGGCGACAGCATGGGCACAGCGACATGGCGCGGCATCTCGCTGAAGAAATTACTGCTCGACTGTGGTGTTGATACCGAGACAGCGCGCGATGTCGTCTTTCGCGGCATCGACGGCTACGACGACAGCATCCCGTTCACCCGCGCGATGCAGGACGACGTGATGTTGGCATTTCTGATGAACGGCGAGAAGCTCCCCCAAGAGCATGGCTTTCCGCTCCGCCTCCTGGTGCCAGGTCTGTATGGCATCAAGAATGTGAAGTGGATCGTCGAAATCGAAGTCTATCCGGGCGACTATAGGGGCTACTGGCAGCGGAAGGGCTGGACCGACGACGGTACGATCAAAGTCTTTTCCCGCATTGATTCACCGGGACATTATCAAACACTCCGAGGGCCTGAACATACCTTTCGCGGCATCGCGTTCGGCGGGCCGAACAGCATCAGCAAAGTGGAATTGAGTTTTGATGCCGGCCGTACGTGGGCCGACTGCAAGATCGAACCGCCCATGTCGCCCTATTCCTGGGTGATCTGGACGTACATCTGGCACCCGCCAAAACCGGGCAAATTCCAAACCGTCGTGCGCGCCACCGACACGAAGGGGCAACTCCAGATCGCTGAAATCGTGCGCCCCCAGCCGGCCGGCGCCAGTGGGTACCACACCATCATTTCAGAAGTGGAATCAATCGGCTGA
- a CDS encoding DUF2408 domain-containing protein: MRQHRPWFQLSPDSQPLVHNVVALITLLLCLGIPNLVLAQTSGMPSKSGKEDTVEQLQEQLHRIEEQHRKDLADLKERLGVVEQQQSSLSDELAQNIRVGAYGAVWFESFQDRRSTHDGNFEVLISGHFHDRIRVYTEIDLGLPHGTADAEQAYVDLLLAQAFNVRAGVLLIPFGKFNLDHFDPRRDLIRPPSVARLVTPTTWGDLGFSAFGLIPISDNVKATYEVQVINGLTDKFMATPGNIPDPGLQSARTGLRSDNNGDKAVVGRATLKFFDQYEVGLSGYRGDYKTGSQDLITGIAFDTEFKPRNVKIWENFQLRSEFARFDIQGSPTLSSLWGYYIQLTYRFWPSVLNSTILGRHFNNPTLALVGLYGRTKMNTTASPTGSLTGEQIIVGFNYRPVEDYVFKMEYQFNNGQFNQFPSDGFLTSIAWIF; the protein is encoded by the coding sequence ATGAGACAACACCGACCCTGGTTTCAGCTATCTCCCGATAGCCAGCCCCTCGTACACAATGTCGTAGCGTTAATCACACTCCTGCTCTGCCTAGGCATTCCAAACCTGGTCCTCGCCCAAACCTCCGGCATGCCATCCAAAAGCGGCAAAGAGGATACCGTCGAACAATTGCAAGAGCAGCTTCACCGGATTGAAGAACAGCACCGCAAGGACCTCGCCGACCTGAAAGAGCGTCTCGGGGTGGTTGAACAACAACAGAGCAGCTTGTCGGACGAACTCGCTCAGAACATCCGAGTCGGTGCCTACGGGGCTGTGTGGTTTGAAAGTTTTCAGGATCGACGGTCCACCCATGACGGCAACTTTGAAGTCTTAATTTCAGGACACTTTCACGATCGGATTCGGGTCTACACCGAAATTGATCTGGGGCTTCCCCATGGAACCGCGGATGCAGAACAGGCCTATGTCGATCTTCTCCTTGCACAGGCATTCAATGTCCGTGCGGGGGTATTGCTGATCCCATTCGGCAAGTTTAATCTTGATCACTTCGATCCACGCAGAGATCTCATACGTCCGCCTTCGGTGGCACGCCTGGTGACCCCCACCACCTGGGGCGATTTGGGATTCAGCGCCTTTGGACTCATACCGATCTCAGATAACGTCAAAGCGACCTACGAAGTTCAGGTGATCAACGGACTCACGGATAAGTTTATGGCTACACCAGGCAACATTCCTGACCCAGGCCTGCAAAGTGCGCGAACAGGATTACGCTCAGACAATAACGGCGACAAGGCAGTCGTCGGACGCGCAACCCTAAAATTCTTTGATCAGTACGAAGTAGGACTTTCAGGATACCGTGGAGACTACAAGACCGGCTCTCAAGACCTGATCACTGGCATCGCCTTCGACACTGAATTCAAGCCTCGCAATGTGAAAATATGGGAAAACTTTCAGCTCAGAAGCGAATTCGCACGGTTTGATATTCAAGGCTCACCAACCCTATCAAGCCTCTGGGGGTATTACATCCAGCTCACGTATCGGTTCTGGCCGTCGGTATTGAACTCCACCATCCTGGGACGACACTTCAATAATCCGACATTGGCGCTCGTCGGTCTCTACGGCCGCACCAAGATGAATACGACGGCAAGTCCGACTGGTAGTCTGACCGGCGAACAAATCATCGTCGGATTCAATTATCGCCCGGTCGAGGATTATGTCTTCAAGATGGAGTATCAGTTTAACAACGGCCAATTCAACCAATTCCCGTCCGACGGATTTCTGACATCCATCGCGTGGATCTTCTAG